One genomic window of Trichlorobacter lovleyi includes the following:
- the fliF gene encoding flagellar basal-body MS-ring/collar protein FliF, producing the protein MPEGLKRIIEPFMALSPGKRLLVGGVVLACLLSFALLIMLANRTDYRPLFTNLASEDAGEIVKKLKEAKTSYQITPDGKGIMVPADKVYELRLSLASEGLPQGGGVGFEIFDRKNFGMTEFVQKLNYQRALQGELARTITQISGVEQARVHLVIPEKTLFKEAEKPPTASVVLKMKGNKNLRDSEVQGVVHLVSSSIEGMNADNVTVLDSRGKILSKGGNGMADASAKATSAMQETQRGYERNVEERLQTLLDRVVGGGKSVARVSATFDFKQVERVEEKFDPETIAVRSEQRSEEKAGGSAASTGVPGVQTNLGRTTPGAGGAAGGGSKNDETLNYEVSRSTSRTIEPVGTLSKVSVAILVDGKYEAGAPGKDGAAGKAKYVPRSPDELQKIEALVKGAVGFNQERGDQISIQNIAFQDAGEAAGSTESAKWWMNPFFLTLFKNLLIALGFLALMLFVVKPMLNTLRAARPARPDILEAIVPDAQEKMSASERAQLAMHMAEQQELMEKAKTNPYQVAQILQNWLGESS; encoded by the coding sequence ATGCCTGAAGGATTAAAGCGAATTATTGAGCCGTTTATGGCGTTGTCCCCCGGTAAGCGTTTGCTGGTTGGCGGCGTGGTGCTGGCTTGCCTTCTTTCGTTTGCGCTGCTGATCATGCTTGCCAACCGGACGGACTACCGTCCGTTGTTTACCAATCTGGCCAGTGAGGACGCTGGAGAGATTGTCAAAAAGTTGAAAGAGGCCAAGACATCGTACCAGATTACCCCTGATGGCAAGGGGATCATGGTCCCCGCCGACAAAGTCTACGAGCTTCGGCTTTCGCTTGCGTCGGAAGGTCTGCCCCAGGGTGGCGGAGTCGGATTTGAGATCTTTGACCGAAAAAATTTCGGTATGACCGAATTTGTGCAAAAGCTGAACTATCAACGGGCGCTACAGGGGGAACTGGCTCGTACCATTACGCAGATCAGCGGGGTTGAGCAGGCCCGTGTCCATCTGGTTATTCCGGAAAAGACCCTGTTCAAGGAGGCTGAAAAGCCGCCTACAGCGTCGGTTGTGCTGAAGATGAAAGGAAATAAGAACCTTCGTGACAGTGAGGTGCAGGGCGTTGTGCATCTTGTCTCATCTTCGATTGAGGGGATGAATGCAGATAACGTAACCGTGCTTGACAGCCGCGGCAAAATCCTGAGCAAGGGCGGCAACGGCATGGCTGACGCCAGCGCCAAGGCCACCAGCGCAATGCAGGAAACCCAGCGAGGTTATGAGCGCAACGTGGAGGAACGCCTCCAGACCTTGTTGGACCGTGTGGTTGGCGGAGGCAAATCTGTTGCAAGGGTGTCGGCGACGTTTGATTTTAAACAGGTGGAGCGGGTCGAAGAGAAATTTGACCCTGAGACCATTGCCGTGCGCAGTGAACAGCGCAGTGAAGAAAAGGCGGGAGGTTCAGCCGCCTCAACCGGTGTGCCGGGAGTTCAGACCAATCTGGGGAGAACAACTCCGGGTGCTGGTGGCGCAGCTGGTGGCGGCAGCAAGAACGATGAAACCCTGAACTATGAGGTCAGCCGTTCAACCTCGCGTACGATAGAGCCGGTAGGCACTCTCAGTAAGGTGTCGGTAGCCATTCTTGTAGATGGCAAATATGAGGCCGGTGCTCCCGGCAAGGATGGCGCAGCCGGCAAGGCAAAATACGTCCCCCGCTCGCCGGACGAACTTCAGAAAATTGAGGCACTGGTCAAGGGGGCCGTGGGGTTCAATCAGGAACGGGGCGATCAGATCAGTATCCAGAATATTGCGTTTCAGGATGCAGGGGAGGCCGCAGGCTCAACGGAAAGTGCCAAATGGTGGATGAACCCGTTCTTCTTGACACTTTTCAAGAATCTGCTGATTGCCTTGGGCTTCCTTGCGCTGATGTTGTTCGTGGTCAAGCCGATGCTGAACACGCTGCGCGCCGCCCGTCCGGCCCGTCCGGATATCCTTGAGGCGATTGTGCCGGATGCCCAGGAGAAGATGTCAGCCAGCGAACGGGCACAGCTGGCCATGCATATGGCAGAACAGCAGGAGCTGATGGAAAAGGCCAAGACGAATCCGTATCAGGTAGCGCAAATCCTGCAAAACTGGTTGGGTGAAAGCTCATGA
- the flgB gene encoding flagellar basal body rod protein FlgB, which produces MPVEGLFNTTIDVLGKSIDLRTRNQNLISSNIANAETPGYTPKSLEFEQQLQSAVKKSTTRGGGSQFSGATTHPAHIPLRGGGEQISQVRGTVVETPAKTPGRDGNSVEMENEMSRMMQNQVLFNASVQLLAKKFEGLRTALREGK; this is translated from the coding sequence GTGCCTGTCGAGGGATTGTTTAATACAACCATAGATGTATTGGGTAAGAGTATTGATCTGCGTACACGCAATCAAAATCTGATTTCATCCAATATCGCCAATGCGGAGACTCCTGGATATACCCCTAAAAGTCTGGAGTTTGAGCAGCAGTTGCAATCTGCCGTCAAGAAATCGACGACCCGCGGAGGGGGCTCGCAATTCTCCGGAGCAACGACGCATCCCGCACATATTCCTTTGCGTGGCGGTGGTGAGCAGATCAGCCAGGTGCGTGGAACCGTCGTTGAAACGCCGGCCAAGACCCCAGGGCGCGACGGCAATTCGGTCGAGATGGAAAATGAAATGAGCCGGATGATGCAGAACCAGGTGCTGTTTAATGCTTCGGTTCAGCTGCTGGCAAAAAAGTTTGAAGGGTTACGTACCGCCTTGAGGGAGGGTAAATAA
- the fliE gene encoding flagellar hook-basal body complex protein FliE, translated as MEIKGISGVGMSAAFPLEKNTSATSVADGAGKFFKELVGKVNDLSQQSDQAIQKLATGENRNLHETMIAVEKASVSFLFMSQVRNKALEAYQEVMRMPV; from the coding sequence ATGGAAATTAAGGGTATCAGTGGTGTTGGCATGTCTGCGGCCTTTCCGCTTGAAAAAAATACATCCGCGACCTCAGTGGCAGATGGGGCCGGCAAATTCTTCAAAGAACTGGTGGGCAAGGTGAATGATCTGTCGCAGCAGTCTGATCAGGCAATTCAGAAGCTTGCAACCGGCGAAAACCGTAACCTGCATGAAACCATGATTGCGGTGGAAAAAGCCAGTGTGTCGTTTCTGTTTATGTCGCAGGTGCGCAACAAGGCACTGGAGGCGTATCAGGAAGTGATGAGGATGCCGGTCTAG
- the fliG gene encoding flagellar motor switch protein FliG, producing MTGADKAAILLLYLGADVTAKVYEHMEDEEIKRISKSMAGLGHVNRQTIGEVVEEFNEVISPESGIFAQGDEFVRKVLEKALGPAKAQMLMEELQASSYGDLVDILSAMDPKSISNFLSQEHPQAIAVILAKLKSKQTSEIIAALPQELQAEVVLRIADVEQVSPEILQEIDEVMKREIKSMGGVQRYKVGGVEKVVDMFNHFDRSKEKQILEKLDVLSPPLAEVIRKHLFTFEDVFAMDDRSIQAIMREVSNDTLTLAMKTSTDDVKNKIFKNISSRAAEMIKEDLEVMGPVRLSDVEKAQSEIIKIVRKMEEEGKIVLGGRGSEDVLV from the coding sequence ATGACTGGTGCTGATAAAGCTGCAATTCTACTGCTCTACCTTGGTGCGGATGTCACCGCCAAGGTTTATGAGCATATGGAGGATGAAGAGATCAAAAGGATCTCAAAGAGCATGGCCGGTCTTGGTCACGTGAACCGGCAGACCATTGGTGAGGTTGTTGAAGAGTTCAATGAGGTTATCTCACCGGAGTCGGGTATCTTTGCCCAGGGTGACGAGTTTGTCCGCAAGGTACTGGAAAAGGCGCTTGGTCCGGCCAAGGCCCAGATGCTGATGGAAGAACTCCAGGCCTCCAGCTATGGCGATCTGGTGGATATCCTCTCTGCCATGGATCCGAAAAGCATTTCAAACTTTCTTTCCCAGGAACATCCCCAGGCAATTGCTGTGATCCTGGCCAAGCTCAAGTCAAAGCAGACCAGCGAGATTATCGCTGCCCTGCCGCAGGAGTTACAGGCTGAAGTTGTGTTGCGGATTGCCGATGTTGAACAGGTGTCGCCGGAGATTCTGCAGGAAATCGATGAGGTCATGAAGCGCGAGATCAAATCGATGGGCGGGGTTCAGCGCTACAAGGTGGGTGGTGTTGAAAAAGTCGTTGATATGTTTAACCACTTTGATCGCAGCAAGGAAAAACAGATCCTTGAAAAACTGGATGTACTCAGCCCACCCCTGGCCGAGGTTATCCGTAAGCACCTCTTTACCTTTGAAGACGTCTTTGCCATGGACGACCGTTCAATTCAGGCCATTATGCGTGAAGTTTCCAATGACACGCTGACACTTGCAATGAAGACTTCGACGGATGATGTCAAAAACAAGATATTCAAAAACATCTCCAGCCGCGCGGCAGAAATGATCAAGGAAGACCTCGAAGTTATGGGGCCGGTACGGCTTTCTGACGTTGAAAAAGCCCAGTCAGAGATCATCAAGATTGTACGTAAGATGGAGGAAGAGGGCAAAATCGTGCTTGGTGGACGGGGCAGCGAAGATGTCCTCGTCTAA
- the flgC gene encoding flagellar basal body rod protein FlgC produces the protein MDLFTAMNTSSSALTAERTRMNLISSNLANVNTTRTPEGGPYKRKDAVFAATAPLDAFGKALGGAADRHVREVNVVEIVEDQSAPRMQYDPAHPDANPQGYVALPNVNVVEEMADMITATRVYEANVMSAQAAKNMALKTLEISK, from the coding sequence ATGGACCTTTTTACCGCAATGAATACCAGTTCATCGGCGCTTACGGCTGAGCGCACCAGAATGAACCTCATATCCAGTAACCTGGCTAATGTTAATACCACCCGTACGCCTGAAGGGGGGCCGTATAAGCGCAAGGATGCTGTTTTTGCCGCTACAGCTCCACTTGATGCCTTTGGAAAGGCGCTTGGTGGCGCTGCCGACAGGCATGTCCGTGAGGTTAATGTGGTTGAGATTGTTGAGGACCAGAGCGCGCCCCGTATGCAGTATGACCCTGCGCATCCTGATGCCAATCCTCAGGGATATGTAGCCCTCCCTAACGTGAATGTGGTGGAAGAGATGGCCGATATGATCACGGCGACACGGGTCTATGAGGCAAATGTCATGTCTGCCCAGGCAGCCAAAAATATGGCGCTTAAGACACTTGAAATCAGCAAATAG
- a CDS encoding FliH/SctL family protein has product MSSSKVIKAGDEELQIGGFSFQNILKGGAPTVARVTTKSEDFTPLALFDPSELGEKGSLIPKPQLEEPILEPPPPPGSYITDDDLQRYQEESYQRGLQDGKNLAERGLLNVFKGLRTAAEDLQLLREKVLRDSEDDLLALTLAVARKVIAREVAQDRQTVLRLIKSALMDLNEQDELVIRLHPDDHALLTSSKSDALKNELSTIRFVLKPDPTVEIGSCLVETGRGTVDASFEAQLEEVYRRLLEERTAGEATEAAE; this is encoded by the coding sequence ATGTCCTCGTCTAAGGTCATCAAGGCCGGAGATGAAGAACTGCAGATCGGCGGCTTCAGTTTTCAGAACATACTGAAAGGCGGTGCGCCGACTGTAGCTCGTGTTACCACAAAATCTGAAGATTTTACCCCCCTGGCTCTTTTCGATCCATCTGAGTTGGGCGAAAAAGGCAGCCTGATACCAAAGCCTCAGCTAGAAGAACCCATTCTGGAACCACCCCCGCCACCCGGTAGCTACATTACCGATGATGATCTGCAGCGCTATCAGGAAGAAAGTTATCAACGTGGTCTGCAGGATGGTAAAAATCTTGCGGAACGTGGCCTGCTGAATGTGTTCAAGGGGCTGCGTACCGCAGCCGAAGATTTGCAACTGTTACGTGAAAAGGTGTTGCGTGATTCAGAGGATGACCTGCTGGCGCTGACGCTTGCTGTCGCCCGTAAAGTTATTGCGCGGGAGGTCGCGCAGGATCGCCAGACCGTGCTGCGGCTGATCAAGTCGGCGCTGATGGATCTTAATGAACAGGATGAGTTGGTTATCCGCTTGCATCCGGATGACCACGCCTTGCTGACCAGCAGTAAAAGTGACGCCCTGAAAAATGAATTGTCCACGATCCGCTTTGTACTGAAACCTGATCCAACGGTGGAGATCGGCAGCTGCCTGGTTGAAACGGGGCGCGGGACGGTGGATGCAAGTTTTGAGGCACAGCTGGAAGAAGTCTACCGGCGCCTGTTGGAAGAGCGTACAGCGGGTGAAGCAACGGAAGCTGCGGAGTAA
- a CDS encoding FliI/YscN family ATPase, with the protein MSNRTIDMGRYLRAVESVNPIRLHGKVTQVVGLVIEGYCPDTSVGAICEIRPKDGVPIPAEVVGFRDNKTLLMPLGDLRGVGLDSLIAVRRDKATLMVGPGLLGRVIDGLGNPIDDKGPLHLDEEYPIYAAPVNPMKRPPIRRPLDLGIRSINGLLTCGQGQRVGIMAGSGVGKSTLLGMIARYTEADVNVIALIGERGRELREFVEKDLQEQGLQKSVVVVATSDQPPLVRMRGAYLATTIAEYFKDQGKKVLMMMDSATRFAMAMREVGLAIGEPPTTKGYTPSVFAALPKLLERTGNFPEGSITGLYTVLVEGDDFNEPISDAMRSILDGHIVLSRDLAARNIYPPIDIMASASRVMADVADERHRKLAGQFKETMATYRQSEDLINIGAYKAGSNPGIDRAIRKIDAMVAYQKQAVADPATLADSVDGLQQIFES; encoded by the coding sequence ATGTCAAACAGGACGATAGATATGGGCAGGTACCTGCGGGCAGTGGAGTCGGTTAACCCGATCCGCTTGCATGGCAAGGTCACCCAGGTTGTTGGCTTGGTGATTGAGGGGTACTGTCCGGATACCTCGGTTGGAGCCATTTGTGAGATTCGCCCCAAGGACGGTGTCCCGATTCCGGCTGAAGTAGTGGGGTTCCGTGACAACAAAACCCTGCTGATGCCGCTGGGAGACCTGCGCGGGGTGGGGCTGGACAGCCTGATCGCGGTGCGACGTGACAAGGCGACCCTCATGGTGGGGCCCGGCCTGCTGGGGCGGGTCATTGACGGCTTGGGCAATCCGATAGATGACAAAGGTCCGCTGCATCTGGATGAGGAATACCCGATCTATGCAGCACCGGTAAATCCCATGAAGCGCCCGCCGATCAGGCGCCCGCTGGATCTGGGCATTCGCTCAATCAATGGTCTTCTGACCTGTGGCCAGGGACAGCGGGTTGGCATTATGGCCGGTTCCGGAGTAGGAAAATCAACCCTCTTGGGCATGATTGCACGCTACACCGAGGCAGATGTCAATGTGATCGCCCTGATTGGTGAACGTGGACGGGAACTCCGCGAATTCGTTGAAAAAGACCTGCAGGAACAGGGCTTGCAAAAATCAGTGGTAGTGGTGGCGACCTCAGACCAACCGCCACTGGTCAGGATGCGTGGGGCCTATCTGGCAACAACCATTGCGGAATATTTCAAGGACCAAGGCAAAAAAGTGTTGATGATGATGGACTCGGCCACCCGCTTTGCCATGGCGATGCGGGAGGTCGGTCTTGCCATTGGTGAGCCTCCCACCACCAAGGGGTACACCCCTTCAGTCTTTGCCGCCCTGCCGAAATTGCTTGAGAGAACCGGCAACTTTCCCGAAGGGAGTATTACCGGGCTCTATACCGTACTGGTTGAAGGAGACGACTTTAATGAGCCGATCTCTGATGCCATGCGCAGCATCCTCGATGGTCATATTGTCCTATCAAGGGATCTGGCGGCCCGTAACATCTATCCGCCGATTGATATCATGGCCAGTGCGAGCAGGGTCATGGCCGATGTTGCCGATGAACGGCACCGGAAGTTGGCTGGGCAGTTTAAAGAGACCATGGCAACCTACCGTCAGTCTGAAGATCTTATCAATATTGGTGCCTATAAGGCAGGTAGCAACCCCGGAATTGACCGGGCAATTCGTAAGATCGATGCTATGGTTGCCTACCAGAAGCAGGCCGTTGCAGATCCGGCAACGCTGGCTGACTCGGTTGACGGGCTTCAGCAGATATTTGAGAGTTAG